The proteins below come from a single Armatimonadota bacterium genomic window:
- a CDS encoding DUF2330 domain-containing protein encodes MTRLALVCLLTVVASAKALADGGMFPERTVQLTERPPSIPSQRAVLKWDGKTETLIIESVLDGPSGGYGWVVPLPAKPSFVKAVKPEYITRTFEKVKPRVLSLSNRDHQTVGLLAIFAAAVLLSSGVRHRKASPGNRLGWMLLEAFLLACFLVVNVWFDPSDARNAAKSGATESAAAEGGASYKMAQPEVNVTNYGTIGSYEVSALSSESSKPIMDWLRDHNIDVPEQAASVIDQYAEEGWCFLAASFRKATDRPLPPHPLKAVFDTEKPVYPMRLTATMNQPVHLELVVVGGRRAEIEGMRVWKADNYGLEIEVRKDPQEDKGLFDEWKGTRYAMAKFGVAYTFLRGDIQPSQMNRDFDVSWKPYTGFTLEVFDFDQSSNRAWLYFWFGVPVFALIFGVLPTLWEKRHIAIPIAVALTLLAAAVPPQNWLRSIERVETDAHSLPVDGYPEG; translated from the coding sequence ATGACCAGACTAGCCTTGGTTTGCCTCCTGACCGTCGTTGCGTCGGCCAAAGCGCTTGCCGACGGCGGCATGTTTCCCGAACGCACCGTCCAGCTGACCGAGCGTCCGCCGAGCATCCCCAGTCAGCGCGCCGTGCTCAAGTGGGACGGCAAGACCGAAACGCTCATCATCGAATCGGTGCTCGACGGCCCTAGCGGAGGCTATGGCTGGGTGGTGCCGCTACCCGCCAAGCCCAGCTTTGTCAAGGCGGTCAAGCCGGAGTACATCACGCGGACCTTTGAGAAGGTCAAGCCGCGCGTCCTTAGCCTAAGCAACAGGGACCACCAAACGGTCGGCCTCCTTGCCATCTTCGCGGCGGCGGTGCTCCTGAGTTCGGGTGTGCGCCACCGCAAGGCGTCGCCCGGCAACCGCCTGGGCTGGATGCTGCTTGAGGCATTCCTGTTGGCCTGCTTCCTGGTGGTCAACGTTTGGTTCGACCCCTCCGACGCACGAAATGCCGCCAAGTCCGGCGCAACAGAATCAGCGGCAGCCGAGGGCGGAGCTTCGTACAAGATGGCTCAGCCTGAGGTCAACGTCACCAACTACGGCACGATCGGGTCCTATGAGGTCTCAGCGCTCTCATCGGAATCCTCGAAGCCTATCATGGATTGGCTCAGGGACCACAATATCGACGTCCCCGAGCAGGCGGCCTCGGTGATCGATCAATACGCCGAGGAAGGGTGGTGCTTCCTTGCGGCGAGCTTCCGGAAGGCGACCGACCGGCCACTCCCACCCCACCCGCTGAAGGCCGTTTTTGATACCGAGAAGCCGGTCTATCCCATGCGCCTGACCGCCACGATGAACCAGCCGGTCCACCTGGAGCTGGTGGTCGTAGGCGGCCGAAGAGCCGAAATCGAGGGCATGAGGGTGTGGAAAGCCGACAACTACGGCCTGGAGATTGAGGTTCGGAAAGACCCGCAAGAGGATAAGGGCCTCTTCGACGAATGGAAGGGCACACGCTACGCCATGGCCAAGTTCGGCGTGGCTTACACCTTCCTCCGGGGCGACATCCAGCCGAGCCAGATGAACAGGGATTTCGACGTGAGCTGGAAGCCCTACACCGGTTTCACGCTCGAAGTGTTTGACTTCGACCAGTCCAGCAACAGGGCGTGGCTGTACTTCTGGTTCGGGGTGCCGGTGTTTGCGCTGATCTTTGGGGTGCTTCCCACCCTTTGGGAGAAGCGCCATATCGCCATCCCAATTGCAGTCGCACTGACTCTATTGGCCGCTGCGGTGCCGCCGCAAAACTGGCTCAGGAGCATCGAGCGTGTGGAGACGGACGCGCACTCTCTGCCCGTTGACGGGTACCCGGAAGGCTGA
- a CDS encoding ABC transporter permease, whose product MKDFLAVRGKLTPRVDLMIGMLGVLMLGLLWSAATYGGYVKPLFLPTPSAVWEALAEYHHKDWLLPAILRSTFRVVQALGLVILVGVPLGLLMGAFAPIDALFRKVVNGAKSVPTTGLVGLIVLWFSVEEKAKIVFLFLGALFYMIVLVRQAVLAVSQDYVNVALDIGAKRRQVLGKVLLPGALPQIWEAVAVCNGIMWTYIVLAEFINNSEEQLGLGYLLYVGSRTQDSGKVFATLIVVGIISAITDWAFLIARRRLFPW is encoded by the coding sequence GTGAAGGACTTTCTCGCAGTCAGAGGCAAACTGACCCCCAGGGTCGATCTGATGATCGGCATGCTGGGCGTCCTCATGCTGGGTCTGTTGTGGAGCGCCGCAACCTATGGCGGATACGTGAAGCCCTTGTTTCTTCCCACGCCTTCGGCAGTGTGGGAGGCTCTGGCCGAGTATCACCACAAGGATTGGCTTCTGCCAGCCATCTTGCGAAGCACGTTTCGAGTGGTCCAGGCGCTTGGCCTTGTCATCTTGGTTGGAGTGCCTTTGGGTCTCCTCATGGGGGCCTTTGCACCGATCGATGCCTTGTTTCGCAAGGTTGTGAACGGCGCCAAAAGCGTTCCCACCACGGGCCTTGTAGGCTTGATTGTGCTTTGGTTCAGCGTGGAAGAAAAAGCCAAGATCGTGTTCCTATTCCTTGGCGCGCTGTTCTACATGATCGTTCTTGTGCGGCAGGCCGTGTTGGCCGTAAGTCAGGATTACGTCAACGTTGCGTTGGACATTGGCGCCAAGCGCCGCCAGGTCTTAGGGAAGGTGCTGCTTCCTGGCGCCCTGCCGCAGATTTGGGAGGCCGTCGCCGTCTGCAACGGCATCATGTGGACCTACATCGTCTTGGCGGAGTTCATCAACAACAGCGAAGAGCAGCTGGGGCTGGGATATCTTCTTTACGTCGGTTCACGTACACAAGACTCAGGAAAGGTCTTCGCCACGCTCATCGTCGTCGGCATCATCTCCGCGATCACGGACTGGGCGTTCCTGATAGCGCGCAGGAGGCTGTTCCCATGGTAG
- a CDS encoding ABC transporter ATP-binding protein, with product MVDGDALLKFDHVGHSYLRKGQEPVMAIKEIDFQVTKDEDGEFIAIVGPSGCGKSTLLNMISGLLLPSHGKVYIMGEQVVGPTVQAVTVQQAYTCFPWRTVLGNVTFGLELMGAPQDETQDTARKYLGMVGLADRENAYPRELSGGMQQRVAIARALALKRPVLLMDEPFGALDAQTRADMQRLIVDIWQQERSLIVFVTHDIMEALLLADRVLVLSPRPSQIVLDTMISFARPRTLAIQTEPNFQRLHQAILNMLKSPAPNGVPQGGPAK from the coding sequence ATGGTAGATGGAGACGCGCTGCTCAAGTTCGACCACGTCGGGCATTCCTACTTGCGCAAAGGGCAGGAACCGGTGATGGCGATCAAGGAGATCGATTTTCAAGTCACCAAAGACGAAGACGGCGAGTTCATTGCCATCGTCGGCCCTTCGGGCTGCGGGAAGAGCACGCTTCTGAACATGATTTCAGGGCTGCTCCTGCCATCGCACGGCAAAGTCTATATCATGGGAGAGCAGGTCGTCGGGCCGACCGTTCAAGCGGTAACGGTCCAGCAAGCCTACACCTGCTTTCCTTGGAGAACGGTCCTTGGGAATGTCACGTTCGGGCTAGAGCTCATGGGCGCGCCCCAAGACGAAACCCAGGACACCGCCCGCAAATACCTGGGAATGGTTGGACTGGCGGACCGCGAAAACGCCTATCCCCGCGAGCTGTCTGGTGGCATGCAGCAACGCGTTGCGATAGCGCGCGCGCTTGCCCTCAAGCGTCCAGTGCTTCTTATGGATGAACCGTTCGGCGCTTTGGATGCCCAAACCAGGGCGGACATGCAACGGCTCATCGTGGACATTTGGCAGCAAGAAAGGAGCCTGATCGTGTTCGTGACGCACGACATTATGGAAGCTCTCCTCCTTGCTGACAGGGTCTTGGTGCTCTCTCCTCGCCCGTCGCAGATCGTGCTCGATACCATGATCTCCTTCGCCCGGCCGCGCACGCTCGCGATCCAGACGGAGCCGAACTTTCAGAGGCTCCATCAGGCGATCCTAAACATGCTGAAGTCGCCGGCTCCGAACGGCGTACCCCAAGGCGGGCCTGCCAAGTGA
- a CDS encoding OmpA family protein, with protein sequence MRIKPLGKVLIFLIVLTGLGFGAYRYMNGGSKEGGLFGGGGNTVSGDQGILGRPLRVGIVTWPGYAGGLVANHGFKPNKECIYWKNHKLLVEFMLMEDVDARAKAFAKGGPDGVDIVWSTVDFWGNELPGFIKGGVDSKAIMQVDWSRGGDAIVVRSGINRIEDLAGKKISLALFTPSHWLLEYSLANSSLDDTEQARIVKALVGKNASPDARADFVAGKVDAAVVWEPDVTECLNKRPGSKILVSSKTAANLIADLMVARTEFIKQHPDVIKAFVKGWLEGTTEANRRPDLAVNALMENEPLYKDLGQEETLSQLSTVKWADLVDNTKMFGLDGSEPLFDRIFKEASTAWVRRGYIPEAVRPSVAKDDSFLKEIYAEASKNAEIKAPVEESKFPARTPKEKVNEPALMTKPVNIFFATGQASLDPNAKQALDQVALTAQTYSNAYIRVEGNTDSRGSAATNTALSQRRAQSVVNYLVSKYHFNAARFIAKGNGPNKPVASNDTEEGRSKNRRTDIMVVPK encoded by the coding sequence ATGCGCATTAAACCTTTGGGGAAGGTACTTATCTTCCTAATCGTCTTGACGGGCTTGGGCTTTGGGGCTTACCGGTACATGAACGGTGGCTCCAAAGAAGGCGGACTCTTCGGTGGTGGAGGGAACACGGTGTCGGGAGACCAGGGAATCCTGGGCAGGCCGCTCCGGGTAGGCATCGTCACCTGGCCTGGTTATGCCGGCGGTCTCGTGGCCAATCATGGGTTCAAACCCAACAAAGAATGCATCTACTGGAAGAACCACAAGCTCCTCGTTGAGTTCATGCTGATGGAAGATGTGGACGCACGCGCAAAGGCCTTTGCGAAGGGTGGACCCGATGGGGTCGACATCGTCTGGTCGACCGTCGACTTTTGGGGCAATGAGCTTCCCGGTTTCATCAAAGGCGGCGTCGATTCAAAAGCCATCATGCAGGTGGACTGGTCCCGCGGTGGCGATGCCATCGTCGTAAGGTCTGGGATCAATCGAATTGAGGACCTCGCCGGTAAGAAGATCTCGCTGGCCCTCTTCACACCCTCCCACTGGCTCCTCGAATACAGTCTGGCAAACTCTAGCCTGGACGATACGGAGCAAGCCCGAATCGTGAAGGCCCTGGTTGGAAAGAACGCCTCGCCTGACGCCCGAGCCGACTTCGTGGCCGGAAAAGTCGACGCCGCCGTGGTTTGGGAGCCCGACGTCACCGAGTGCCTCAACAAGCGGCCCGGCAGCAAGATACTTGTTAGCTCAAAGACCGCTGCGAACCTGATTGCGGATCTCATGGTTGCGCGGACCGAGTTCATCAAGCAGCATCCGGATGTCATCAAGGCGTTCGTCAAGGGATGGCTCGAGGGAACGACAGAAGCTAACCGCAGGCCCGACCTTGCCGTCAACGCGCTCATGGAAAATGAACCGCTGTACAAGGATCTCGGCCAAGAAGAGACCCTAAGCCAACTCTCGACGGTGAAGTGGGCAGACCTCGTAGATAACACCAAGATGTTCGGCCTTGACGGCTCTGAACCGCTCTTTGACCGCATTTTTAAAGAGGCGAGCACAGCCTGGGTACGCCGGGGCTATATTCCTGAAGCCGTTCGTCCAAGCGTCGCCAAAGACGACAGCTTCCTCAAGGAGATCTATGCCGAGGCTTCGAAGAATGCCGAGATCAAGGCTCCTGTAGAGGAATCGAAGTTCCCAGCACGGACGCCAAAAGAAAAGGTCAACGAGCCTGCTCTGATGACGAAACCGGTGAACATCTTCTTTGCCACCGGGCAGGCAAGCCTGGATCCAAATGCCAAGCAAGCGCTGGACCAGGTGGCTTTGACGGCACAAACCTACTCGAACGCTTACATCCGCGTGGAAGGCAATACCGATAGTCGAGGCTCAGCGGCCACGAATACTGCGCTCAGTCAGCGGCGCGCCCAGTCGGTCGTGAACTACCTGGTCTCCAAGTATCACTTCAATGCCGCCCGCTTCATCGCGAAGGGGAATGGCCCGAACAAGCCGGTTGCGTCAAACGACACCGAAGAAGGCAGATCGAAGAACCGCAGAACGGACATCATGGTCGTCCCTAAGTAA
- a CDS encoding four helix bundle protein, with the protein MPDRPIIPPHGGYRGLEVFKLAEIIYDGTVAFCRRCVDPKSRTKDQMVQAARSGKQNIAEGSQFSATSKKIELKLMGVARASLEELLLDYEDFLRQKSLELWPKDHEKALFIRSLAMRKDKSYSTYRTYIEEKSEESSANTLICLIHQASYLLDQLLRRLERDFAEEGGFTERLHKARTQHRSSQSDHPHSQ; encoded by the coding sequence ATGCCGGACCGCCCAATCATTCCTCCGCACGGGGGCTATCGCGGTCTGGAAGTCTTCAAACTTGCAGAGATTATCTATGATGGGACCGTCGCTTTCTGCAGGCGCTGTGTCGATCCAAAGTCCAGAACAAAGGACCAGATGGTGCAGGCTGCCCGTAGCGGAAAGCAGAACATCGCCGAGGGTAGCCAGTTCTCAGCGACTTCCAAGAAGATTGAGCTCAAACTGATGGGAGTTGCCAGGGCGAGTCTCGAGGAGTTGTTGCTCGATTACGAGGACTTCCTTCGGCAGAAAAGCCTCGAACTCTGGCCCAAAGACCACGAAAAGGCGCTCTTCATCAGAAGTCTTGCCATGAGGAAAGATAAGTCCTATTCGACTTATAGGACCTATATCGAAGAAAAGTCCGAGGAATCCTCCGCAAACACTCTCATTTGCCTGATCCACCAGGCTTCCTATCTGCTGGACCAGCTCCTACGGCGCCTGGAGAGAGACTTTGCTGAGGAAGGCGGCTTCACCGAACGCCTCCACAAGGCCCGGACCCAGCACCGCTCCAGCCAATCTGACCATCCACACTCCCAATAA
- the groL gene encoding chaperonin GroEL (60 kDa chaperone family; promotes refolding of misfolded polypeptides especially under stressful conditions; forms two stacked rings of heptamers to form a barrel-shaped 14mer; ends can be capped by GroES; misfolded proteins enter the barrel where they are refolded when GroES binds), with amino-acid sequence MPAKTLLYDDTARRALERGVDKVADAVKVTLGPKGRNVVLDKKWGSPTITKDGVTVAKEIELEDPYENMGAQLCKEVASKTNDVAGDGTTTATVLAQAIVKEGLRYVAAGGNPIAVKRGIDNAVETVVAEIKKLAKPIKDKEQVEFVATIAGNDSEIGKHVAEAMDKVGKDGVITVEESRGRETNLEIVEGMQFDRGYISPYFVTDPERMEAVLENPLILIHEKKPSNAQELVGFLEKVMATRRPLLIVAEDVEGDALATLVLNKIRGVLQVCAVKAPGFGERRKAMLEDIAVLTNGKFISEDLGVKLENITVDMLGTAKKVVISKEDTTIIEGAGTSDAVKGRIAQIKAQIDKTDSNYDKEKLQERLAKLSGGVAVIKVGASTETELKEKKHRYEDALSATRAAVEEGIVPGGGVTLLAAAVALEKIIAKAEPSDETTGLKIVARALEEPLRTIAENAGLEGSVVVGKVREAKAGFGFNALNNQIEDLVKQGIVDPAKVTRSTVQNAASIAGLVLTTEALVVEKPEKKKAPAGGHDHDHGMGGMDF; translated from the coding sequence ATGCCAGCCAAAACCCTACTTTATGACGATACCGCTCGCCGTGCCCTGGAGCGCGGCGTCGACAAAGTCGCCGATGCCGTCAAGGTCACCCTCGGCCCCAAAGGCCGCAATGTCGTCCTCGACAAGAAGTGGGGAAGCCCCACCATTACCAAGGACGGCGTGACCGTCGCCAAGGAGATCGAGCTCGAGGATCCCTATGAGAACATGGGCGCCCAGCTCTGTAAAGAGGTCGCCAGCAAGACCAACGACGTCGCCGGTGACGGCACCACCACCGCCACCGTGCTCGCCCAGGCCATCGTGAAGGAGGGCCTGCGCTACGTGGCCGCCGGCGGAAACCCCATCGCGGTCAAGCGCGGCATCGATAACGCCGTTGAAACCGTCGTCGCCGAAATCAAGAAGCTCGCCAAGCCCATCAAGGACAAGGAGCAGGTCGAGTTCGTCGCCACCATCGCGGGCAACGACAGCGAGATCGGCAAGCACGTGGCCGAGGCCATGGACAAGGTCGGCAAAGACGGCGTCATCACCGTCGAAGAGAGCCGCGGCCGAGAGACCAACCTCGAAATCGTCGAGGGCATGCAGTTTGACCGGGGCTACATCTCGCCCTACTTCGTCACCGACCCCGAGCGCATGGAGGCCGTGCTGGAGAACCCGCTGATCCTCATCCACGAGAAGAAGCCCAGCAACGCGCAGGAGCTCGTCGGGTTCCTTGAGAAGGTCATGGCCACCCGCCGCCCGCTGCTCATCGTGGCGGAGGACGTGGAAGGCGATGCGCTGGCCACCCTCGTGCTCAACAAGATCCGGGGCGTGCTCCAGGTCTGCGCCGTGAAGGCCCCCGGATTCGGCGAGCGCCGCAAGGCCATGCTCGAAGATATCGCCGTGCTCACCAACGGCAAGTTCATCAGCGAGGACCTCGGCGTCAAGCTTGAGAACATCACGGTGGACATGCTCGGCACGGCCAAGAAGGTCGTGATCTCGAAAGAAGACACCACGATCATCGAAGGCGCGGGCACGAGCGATGCCGTGAAGGGCCGCATCGCGCAGATCAAGGCGCAGATCGACAAGACCGACAGCAACTACGACAAGGAGAAGCTGCAGGAGCGCCTGGCCAAGCTCAGCGGCGGCGTCGCGGTCATCAAGGTCGGCGCGAGCACCGAGACCGAGCTCAAAGAGAAGAAGCACCGCTACGAGGACGCCCTTTCGGCGACCCGCGCGGCGGTGGAAGAGGGCATCGTGCCCGGCGGCGGCGTGACGCTGCTGGCCGCGGCGGTCGCCCTGGAAAAGATCATCGCCAAGGCCGAGCCCAGCGACGAGACCACGGGCCTGAAGATCGTGGCGCGAGCCCTGGAAGAGCCGCTGCGCACCATCGCCGAGAACGCTGGCCTCGAGGGCAGCGTGGTGGTCGGCAAGGTTCGCGAGGCGAAAGCCGGCTTTGGGTTCAACGCGCTGAACAACCAGATCGAGGACCTGGTGAAGCAGGGCATCGTCGACCCGGCGAAGGTCACGCGCAGCACGGTCCAGAACGCGGCGTCGATCGCAGGCCTGGTGCTGACGACTGAGGCTCTGGTGGTCGAGAAGCCCGAAAAGAAGAAAGCCCCCGCCGGCGGCCACGACCACGACCACGGCATGGGTGGCATGGACTTCTAG
- a CDS encoding CsbD family protein, translating into MDKDRIKGKIKQNKGKVQKAKGKLTHSKSDEIEGAAKVLEGKVEEAYGKAKDALR; encoded by the coding sequence ATGGACAAAGATCGCATTAAGGGAAAGATCAAGCAAAACAAGGGCAAGGTCCAAAAGGCAAAGGGCAAACTGACCCACTCCAAGTCGGACGAGATCGAAGGAGCCGCGAAAGTGCTGGAGGGAAAAGTCGAGGAAGCGTACGGCAAGGCAAAGGACGCCCTGCGCTAA
- a CDS encoding PEP-CTERM sorting domain-containing protein, whose protein sequence is MSVRSLSACVGLAILAVPSFASTTINFDNVAAGTVITTQYAGVTFSSNSGQENRAEAQNLGSSLPNFICTFAVGGSINCVNDTYVDFAGGVSNLSFLAIGADNNGHNADVDVFINNVFDHTVQVIGNGTPYTPDLVTIAGSNITRIEIKNITDGAGLGWDDFTYDAVPEPGTLAALGFGAIALIRRRKN, encoded by the coding sequence ATGAGCGTTCGCAGTTTATCTGCCTGCGTGGGCCTTGCCATCTTGGCCGTGCCCTCGTTCGCTTCGACAACCATCAATTTCGACAATGTCGCTGCTGGTACCGTCATCACGACGCAGTATGCCGGTGTGACGTTTTCCAGCAACTCGGGTCAGGAAAACCGTGCTGAAGCCCAGAACCTCGGCTCGTCTCTGCCCAACTTCATCTGCACCTTCGCCGTTGGCGGCAGCATCAACTGCGTCAACGACACGTACGTCGACTTTGCGGGCGGCGTGAGCAACCTCTCGTTTCTGGCTATCGGCGCCGACAACAACGGCCACAATGCGGACGTCGACGTTTTCATCAACAACGTCTTCGACCACACGGTGCAAGTAATCGGGAACGGTACGCCGTATACGCCAGATCTCGTCACTATTGCCGGTTCGAATATCACGCGTATCGAGATCAAGAACATCACTGATGGCGCCGGTCTTGGCTGGGACGATTTCACCTACGACGCCGTTCCTGAGCCCGGAACTCTTGCCGCGCTCGGATTCGGTGCGATAGCGCTGATCCGCCGCCGAAAGAACTGA
- a CDS encoding PEP-CTERM sorting domain-containing protein (PEP-CTERM proteins occur, often in large numbers, in the proteomes of bacteria that also encode an exosortase, a predicted intramembrane cysteine proteinase. The presence of a PEP-CTERM domain at a protein's C-terminus predicts cleavage within the sorting domain, followed by covalent anchoring to some some component of the (usually Gram-negative) cell surface. Many PEP-CTERM proteins exhibit an unusual sequence composition that includes large numbers of potential glycosylation sites. Expression of one such protein has been shown restore the ability of a bacterium to form floc, a type of biofilm.): MKGKRLVLLGALLAATAMSFSTIFAYDDASDSAYDGGFLQYSNGGFGFDVWDYGTSNNSDPNPMFLGSSNSNGGGGGPGIDTGGRSWGVSYPVIGGSYIARFLSAPMPTGATYSCLWDTGSLAQGTHYETGLYGDTIGFFFVDVSSSQPRYHVQFSEVVGKLDTGIAWTDGGLKVSLTLLAANGDEFDYRFELEALATSQTFTYTGTTYNAGGFAPNYADFWGRIARNAPSGDYFVNEMKIESVPEPSGLLVLTLGLGAFRRRRRG, from the coding sequence ATGAAAGGAAAGCGACTTGTACTTTTGGGGGCATTGCTGGCGGCAACGGCAATGTCGTTCTCTACGATTTTCGCCTACGACGATGCCTCCGACTCGGCCTACGACGGTGGGTTCCTGCAGTACTCAAACGGGGGCTTTGGTTTTGATGTGTGGGACTACGGAACCTCGAACAACTCCGATCCGAACCCAATGTTTCTTGGATCTTCGAATTCGAACGGTGGGGGCGGTGGCCCGGGCATTGATACTGGAGGGCGCTCGTGGGGAGTCTCTTATCCTGTGATCGGCGGCAGCTACATTGCTCGTTTTCTCTCTGCCCCAATGCCCACGGGCGCCACCTATAGCTGCCTATGGGACACCGGATCTCTCGCACAAGGCACTCACTATGAGACAGGGCTCTACGGCGATACGATTGGCTTCTTCTTCGTGGATGTCAGCAGCAGCCAGCCGAGATATCATGTGCAGTTCTCTGAGGTGGTTGGCAAGCTTGACACCGGCATCGCGTGGACCGACGGCGGACTGAAGGTGTCCCTGACCCTTCTCGCGGCCAATGGGGACGAGTTCGACTATCGGTTTGAGCTGGAGGCCCTAGCCACATCGCAAACCTTCACCTACACCGGCACGACCTATAATGCGGGTGGTTTTGCTCCCAACTACGCCGATTTCTGGGGCAGGATTGCCAGAAATGCCCCTTCAGGCGACTACTTTGTCAACGAAATGAAGATCGAATCTGTACCTGAGCCGTCGGGGCTGCTGGTGCTGACCCTTGGTTTGGGTGCCTTCCGCCGCCGCCGACGCGGATGA
- a CDS encoding BON domain-containing protein, with translation MRNQKEGTKAIKRLALPVAIGFVISGCSPAARDQYSEAGQDAGDAAKQTGRAAATDAENAKQAADNTLQTSKVMSALNSASGLKAGDINVDTDTRAGTITLNGSVPDRKQRDQAVTVAEGMAGSEFKVVNNLEIVSK, from the coding sequence TTGAGAAACCAGAAAGAAGGCACGAAAGCAATTAAACGGCTGGCCCTGCCCGTGGCCATAGGCTTTGTGATTTCAGGGTGCAGCCCGGCAGCCCGCGACCAATACTCCGAAGCGGGCCAAGATGCCGGCGATGCCGCGAAACAGACTGGGCGTGCCGCAGCAACCGATGCTGAAAACGCGAAGCAGGCCGCGGACAACACCCTTCAGACCTCAAAGGTGATGAGCGCCCTCAATTCAGCCTCCGGCCTGAAAGCGGGCGACATCAACGTCGACACCGACACGAGGGCCGGGACGATCACACTGAATGGTTCAGTGCCTGATCGAAAGCAGCGGGATCAGGCTGTTACCGTCGCCGAAGGGATGGCAGGAAGTGAATTCAAGGTTGTGAACAACCTGGAAATCGTCAGCAAGTAA